The following proteins come from a genomic window of Montipora foliosa isolate CH-2021 chromosome 2, ASM3666993v2, whole genome shotgun sequence:
- the LOC137991545 gene encoding uncharacterized protein — protein MPELVAELCKGLYVDDLISGKPTVQKARELKEGAISIFADAKFKLHKWHSNVAELEEPEGQVEDGSTFAKQQLGSPRAKKGSLLGLLWEKQEDQIGIVIPQDDEIASKRALLHNLARIYDPLGLVAPLTVQGKLFYRDTCNAKVAWDAPLPQQLANQWTRWNTGLPAEVMVARALTFAQEQIEEIGLHLFGDASKNGVCATLDAVVRQPSGVNQGLVAAKARFAKQGLTIPQLELVSAHMAANLITNETNALVGFPVTQSYG, from the coding sequence ATGCCAGAACTGGTTGCTGAACTGTGTAAAGGCCTGTACGTCGATGACCTAATCAGTGGGAAACCAACTGTGCAAAAAGCGAGGGAACTTAAAGAGGGAGCTATTTCAATCTTCGCGGACGCCAAGTTCAAGTTACACAAGTGGCACTCGAATGTCGCCGAATTAGAAGAACCTGAAGGCCAGGTTGAAGACGGGAGTACGTTTGCTAAACAGCAGCTTGGTTCCCCGAGAGCAAAGAAGGGAAGTCTCCTTGGACTCCTATGGGAGAAACAAGAAGATCAGATCGGGATAGTCATACCTCAAGACGATGAAATTGCGTCCAAAAGAGCGTTGTTGCATAATCTAGCAAGGATCTACGATCCCCTTGGTCTTGTGGCGCCCTTAACTGTCCAAGGAAAGTTATTCTACAGAGATACCTGCAACGCGAAAGTCGCATGGGATGCACCGCTGCCACAACAGCTAGCGAACCAGTGGACACGATGGAATACAGGGTTACCAGCTGAGGTCATGGTAGCAAGAGCCTTAACCTTTGCTCAAGAGCAGATAGAAGAAATAGGGCTTCATCTCTTCGGAGACGCAAGTAAGAATGGAGTGTGTGCAACATTAGATGCAGTAGTGAGACAGCCATCAGGTGTGAACCAGGGATTGGTGGCTGCTAAAGCTCGATTTGCGAAGCAGGGACTGACCATTCCGCAGTTGGAGCTTGTGTCTGCGCACATGGCAGCGAACCTTATTACCAATGAGACGAATGCGCTTGTGGGTTTTCCCGTGACACAGAGTTATGGATGA
- the LOC137991546 gene encoding uncharacterized protein, whose translation MDLEDQKGPEERFYPHEIFKLCSDHFREEDFVSPNANKRYLRAGACPSIFSWTKQTPKRSLPEKRRKIEEMNVLLESELTETASEGEGEYVETGRENFVSRSIQCDIEIPCEHRFSVSVLRDLARTRDKEKKYFSHLTGFSSYEKFRRVLEFALPGGRRKNITYWNTKASKEHKINTSLLFDSDQEAQSDDDDEDDDGSSTLETDARSSSDHVLSVEEEFLLVMMKLRLGLTNLDLAIRFNVAEATISNAFISWLNLLFVQLGTLKIWPHRNVILEHMPKKFKEDYPNNIIIIDCTELKIQCPSSLVLQSQSYSNYKSTNTLKSLVGVDSMGGFMFVSQLYTGSISDKEIVSRSGFLDLLSRKKEVSEIFEGDSIMAVKGFDIGGDLQKIGLQLNIPPFLKEKPQFDESEVIRTQTIAKHRIHVERAIGKVRRFLIFNSRLPISSLGTINQLWIVCCLLSNFMDPILAEE comes from the coding sequence ATGGATCTCGAGGATCAAAAGGGACCCGAAGAAAGATTTTATCCTCACGAAATATTCAAACTTTGTTCAGACCACTTCCGAGAAGAAGATTTCGTAAGCCCAAACGCTAATAAAAGGTATCTACGAGCTGGAGCTTGTCCATCAATTTTTAGCTGGACCAAACAGACTCCCAAGAGATCACTGccagaaaagagaagaaagattgaggagatgaatgttttgCTAGAATCGGAATTAACGGAAACTGCATCCGAGGGGGAAGGAGAATATGTTGAAACTGGTAGGGAGAACTTTGTCTCACGTTCCATTCAATGTGACATTGAGATACCTTGCGAGCATAGATTCTCAGTGAGTGTTTTGAGAGATCTAGCGCGCACTAgagacaaagaaaagaaatatttcAGCCATTTAACTGGGTTTTCTAGCTACGAAAAGTTCCGAAGGGTACTTGAGTTTGCTCTCCCAGGAGGACGCCGAAAAAACATCACTTATTGGAACACGAAGGCAAGCAAAGAGCACAAAATTAATACTTCGTTGTTATTCGACTCTGATCAAGAAGCACAaagtgatgatgacgatgaagatgatgatgggAGCTCGACACTAGAAACTGATGCTCGTTCTTCAAGTGATCACGTTCTATCTGTGGAAGAAGAGTTTTTGCTAGTTATGATGAAACTTCGTTTAGGCCTGACCAATCTTGACTTAGCAATAAGATTTAATGTTGCAGAAGCGACAATATCAAATGCATTTATTTCATGGTTAAATCTGTTGTTTGTTCAACTTGGCACCCTAAAAATCTGGCCTCACAGGAACGTCATACTCGAACACATGCCCAAAAAGTTCAAGGAAGATTATCCAAATAACATTATCATTATTGACTGTACTGAGTTAAAAATTCAGTGTCCGTCCTCCCTTGTTCTTCAGTCTCAGAGTTATTCAAACTATAAATCTACGAATACATTGAAATCCTTGGTTGGAGTTGATTCCATGGGAGGCTTCATGTTCGTTTCGCAGTTGTATACAGGGTCCATATCCGACAAAGAGATAGTTTCTAGGAGTGGTTTTCTCGATTTACTCTCAAGGAAGAAGGAAGTGTCAGAAATCTTTGAAGGTGACAGTATAATGGCTGTAAAGGGATTTGACATAGGAGGAGATTTACAGAAAATCGGACTACAACTTAACATTCctccatttttaaaagaaaagccacAATTCGATGAAAGTGAAGTCATAAGAACACAGACAATAGCTAAACACAGAATTCATGTGGAAAGGGCCATTGGAAAAGTTAGGCGTTTTCTTATTTTCAACAGTAGACTCCCAATCAGCTCATTGGGAACAATAAATCAACTTTGGATAGTGTGCTGTTTACTCTCAAATTTTATGGATCCTATTTTAGCTGAGGAATAA
- the LOC137992864 gene encoding uncharacterized protein, translated as MMSLQEVQNQLLISHDGVINDEELLILYDLNRSDNLDLPYNTYPGFDFDELEDDECISEFRFYKNDLPFLAEVLGIPEVVECYQRSICSGLEALCIFLKRHSYPCRYSDMIARFGKPVPVLCMINNYMIDYMYQAHSHRILQWNDRILNPQSLEIYSNAITAKGSPLDNCFGFIDGTVRPISKPGQNQRVVYNGHKRVHGVKFQSVALPNGIIGNMYGPIEGRRHDAAMLADSNLLQDMQHYAFSPGQAGRPLCVYGDPAYPLRVHLQTPFRNMILTPQMVNFNKAMSSVRVSVEWLFGDIVEFFKFVDFKKNLKIGLSSIGKMYIVCALLRNALTCLYGNTTSQFFGLDPPTLEEYFA; from the exons ATGATGTCTTTGCAAGAAGTTCAAAATCAACTTTTGATTAGCCACGATGGTGTGATAAACGATGAGGAGCTTCTAATCCTGTACGATTTAAACAGGTCCGATAATCTTGATCTTCCCTACAATACTTACCCTGGTTTTGACTTCGATGAGTTGGAAGACGACGAGTGCATTTCAGAGTTTCGCTTCTACAAGAACGACTTACCATTTCTGGCTGAAGTATTGGGGATTCCTGAGGTAGTGGAGTGCTATCAAAGAAGTATCTGTAGCGGATTGGAGGCTCTTTGCATTTTTCTAAAGAGACATAGCTATCCTTGTCGATATTCAGATATGATAGCTCGCTTTGGGAAGCCTGTTCCAGTGTTATGCATGATAAACAACTACATGATCGACTACATGTACCAGGCACACAGTCACAGAATTCTGCAGTGGAATGATAGGATCCTCAACCCTCAGTCACTGGAAATATACAGTAATGCCATAACAGCTAAGGGATCCCCCTTGGATAACTGTTTTGGTTTTATTGATGGGACAGTTAGACCAATAAGCAAGCCTGGCCAAAATCAGCGCGTTGTCTACAACGGTCACAAGAGAGTTCACGGTGTAAAATTCCAATCCGTGGCATTACCAAATGGAATTATCGGAAATATGTATGGACCAATTG aGGGAAGACGACACGACGCTGCCATGCTAGCAGACTCCAATCTTCTTCAAGATATGCAACATTATGCTTTTTCACCTGGGCAAGCGGGTCGTCCACTATGTGTTTATGGAGACCCTGCCTACCCATTGAGGGTGCACCTCCAGACCCCTTTTAGAAACATGATACTCACTCCACAGATGGTAAATTTTAATAAGGCTATGAGCTCTGTGAGAGTCTCTGTAGAATGGCTATTTGGAGACATAGTTGAGTTCTTCAAGTTTGTAGATTTCAAAAAGAACCTCAAGATTGGACTTTCTTCAATAGGAAAGATGTACATTGTTTGTGCCCTATTGAGAAATGCATTAACATGTTTATATGGCAACACAACCTCCCAATTTTTTGGGCTGGATCCACCCACCTTGGAAGAATACTTTGCTTAA
- the LOC137992867 gene encoding phosphatidylinositol 4-phosphate 5-kinase-like: MKFYNSVIEGICSSGSSKHESYLRDQQSFRWKVLVQLKKVSGMTDFYENPASGIPKYCNLNKNNIKKCDRNICISLISKVEASVKEAENLEKELMQRRERLLNSKNLSGIKKGFEEEYQYLTSNCVLIQEQLKKLLSVRNNLNQSHLLLSRSRVQPHQTAQENARVKRRKKENKRKVQKDEIVLKGKEVPLELKIKKENVLNIQELQKMKPKFHLGALLHLRDKDIFSGNALDVVESTIRKLKAKDVAVALEDDDAEDIDDDDNNDDDNDDDDNNEKDDNDEDDNDEDNNVAGDKAAADDDIDNDVGSLMRSIDSVEDSYKDD; this comes from the exons ATGAAGTTTTATAACAGTGTCATTGAAGGAATTTGTTCTAGTGGAAGCTCTAAGCATGAGTCTTACCTGAGAGACCAACAGTCCTTTCGGTGGAAAGTTCTTGTCCAACTCAAAAAAGTATCTGGTATGACAGATTTTTATGAGAATCCTGCAAGTGGAATCCCCAAGTAttgtaatttaaataagaaCAACATCAAGAAATGTGACAGGAACATTTGCATATCTCTGATAAGCAAAGTAGAAGCAAGTGTGAAAGAGGCTGAGAACCTAGAGAAAGAACTAATGCAGAGACGAGAAAGGCTATTAAATTCAAAAAATCTCTCAGGGATAAAGAAAGGGTTTGAAGAAGAGTATCAGTATCTTACTAGCAATTGTGTACTAATTCAAGAGCAGTTGAAAAAGCTTTTGAGTGTTAGAAATAATCTGAATCAATCACATCTTCTGCTATCAAGGTCTAGGGTTCAGCCTCATCAAACAGCTCAGGAAAATGCAAGAGTGAAgcggagaaaaaaagaaaacaaaaggaaagtgcAAAAAG ATGAAATAGTACTAAAAGGAAAAGAAGTGCCACTGGAATTGAAAATCAAGAAAGAAAACGTTCTCAACATACAAGAActtcaaaaaatgaaaccaaagtttcaCCTAGGTGCACTTTTGCACCTCAGAGACAAAGACATATTTTCTGGCAATGCTCTTGATGTTGTTGAGTCTACTATTCGTAAGCTAAAAGCAAAGGATGTTGCAGTTGCACTGGAGGATGATGATGCGGaggatattgatgatgatgacaataatgatgatgacaatgatgatgatgacaataatgaaaaggatgacaatgatgaagatgacaatGATGAGGATAACAATGTTGCTGGTGACAAGGCTGCTGCTGATGATGATATTGACAATGATGTTGGTTCACTGATGAGATCAATTGACAGTGTTGAGGATAGTTACAAAGATGATTGA
- the LOC137991548 gene encoding uncharacterized protein, which yields MRAKALEKVGETRKRVVGDDVSEEPEKKEKRARRSGAETIVYLKEKSEKEFKIRQEELELKKQEQCAQVKRQEEMTQQLIHQQEQQQKMFTNLQQQQHQQLQQLSQMQMTIMQQQQQQNQALVAVLQELAKKK from the coding sequence ATGAGAGCCAAGGCTTTGGAGAAAGTTGGAGAAACACGAAAAAGAGTGGTCGGTGATGATGTTAGTGAAGAGcctgaaaaaaaggagaaaagagcAAGGAGATCTGGAGCAGAGACCATAGTATATCTGAAGGAGAAATCGgaaaaagaattcaaaattaGGCAAGAAGAGTTAGAACTAAAAAAACAGGAGCAGTGTGCCCAGGTAAAGCGGCAAGAGGAAATGACACAGCAACTGATCCATCAACAGGAGCAGCAGCAAAAAATGTTTACTAACCTCCAGCAGCAGCAACATCAGCAGCTTCAACAGCTAAGCCAGATGCAAATGACTATAatgcagcagcaacaacaacagaaccAGGCACTAGTGGCTGTGCTGCAAGAGCTTGCTAAGAAGAAGtag